From Tripterygium wilfordii isolate XIE 37 chromosome 16, ASM1340144v1, whole genome shotgun sequence, one genomic window encodes:
- the LOC119980929 gene encoding uncharacterized protein LOC119980929: MASSAAGLSDLKKSSSSKKKKVTSPTSSLLVTNQKAFAADEGGLTTPDQGAKTLNLKTGASSGDTDQTAAGAKKVGGRPRSEKDKKYNKKQRTMVEEYKKMSPELEKLKVQCEYLKKHQECMKQQTQSDAKTMDELRSQVSSLASTIASQNQLIQSLFVALLPGSGFDSQTLQPGNGSDSQTMQPDSGFDSQTMQPDSGFNSQTMQQGSGFDSQTMQPGFNSQIMQPGSGFISQTMQTGSGFDSQTMQPGFNSQTMQPNSCFISQTMQPGNGFDSQTMQPGFNSRTMQPGSGFNSQTMQPGFSSRTMQPGSGFISQNMQPGSSFDSQTMQPGDYSCSGDYLFKSPSDPM; the protein is encoded by the exons ATGGCAAGCTCTGCTGCTGGTTTATCAGATCTCAAAAAGTCGAGCTcgtcgaagaagaagaaggtcaCGTCTCCAACAAGCTCTCTGTTAG TTACAAATCAAAAAGCTTTTGCAGCAGATGAGGGAGGGTTGACTACGCCAGATCAAG GAGCAAAGACTCTGAATCTGAAGACTGGTGCAAGCAGTGGAGACACTGATCAAACTGCAGCTGGAGCCAAAAAAGTCGGGGGAAGACCGCGAAGTGAGAAGGATAAGAAgtacaacaaaaaacaaagg acaatggtgGAAGAATACAAGAAAATGTCGCCTGAGTTAGAAAAATTGAAAGTACAGTGTGAGTATTTAAAGAAGCATCAGGAGTGCATGAAACAACAGACGCAGTCAGACGCCAAAACGATGGATGAACTTCGGTCTCAAGTTAGTTCATTGGCCAGCACCATTGCATCCCAAAATCAGCTTATCCAGTCTTTGTTTGTTGCGCTCCTG CCTGGCAGCGGTTTTGATTCACAAACTCTGCAGCCCGGCAACGGTTCTGATTCACAAACTATGCAGCCCGACAGCGGTTTTGATTCACAAACTATGCAGCCCGACAGCGGTTTTAATTCACAAACTATGCAGCAAGGCAGCGGTTTTGATTCACAAACTATGCAGCCCGGTTTTAATTCACAAATTATGCAGCCCGGCAGCGGTTTTATTTCACAAACTATGCAGACCGGCAGCGGTTTTGATTCACAAACTATGCAGCCTGGTTTTAATTCACAAACTATGCAGCCCAACAGCTGTTTTATTTCACAAACTATGCAGCCCGGCAACGGTTTTGATTCACAAACTATGCAGCCTGGTTTTAATTCACGAACTATGCAGCCCGGCAGCGGTTTTAATTCACAAACTATGCAGCCTGGTTTTAGTTCACGAACTATGCAGCCTGGCAGCGGTTTTATTTCACAAAATATGCAGCCCGGCAGCAGTTTTGATTCACAAACTATGCAGCCTGGGGATTATAGTTGTTCTGGTGAT TACCTGTTTAAATCACCTTCAGACCCCATGTAA
- the LOC119980935 gene encoding probable DNA gyrase subunit A, chloroplastic/mitochondrial isoform X2: MLFQMTKYYCDRGTVYSARAYKIQECTRTATGTPLVQILSLSDGERITSIIPVSEFAGDQYLVMLTVNGYIKKVPLSLFSAIQSTGIKLSNWSLAMS, from the exons ATGTTATTCCAAATGACGAAATATTACTG TGATCGAGGAACAGTATACTCAGCTCGTGCATATAAAATACAAGAATGTACCCGAACTGCTACTGGCACTCCACTAGTCCAG ATCTTATCGTTATCTGATGGTGAGAGGATAACCTCTATTATCCCTGTGAGTGAGTTTGCCGGAGATCAATATCTTGTAATGCTTACTGTCAATGGCTACATCAAGAAAGTACCTCTGTCTCTGTTTTCAGCAATACAGTCAACGGGAATCAAGCTATCCAATTG GTCCCTGGCGATGAGCTAA
- the LOC119980935 gene encoding DNA gyrase subunit A, chloroplastic/mitochondrial-like isoform X1: protein MKPNTFNLQNRGTIGKSVGKLRVNDAMSDFIVCHAHDYVLYFIDRGTVYSARAYKIQECTRTATGTPLVQILSLSDGERITSIIPVSEFAGDQYLVMLTVNGYIKKVPLSLFSAIQSTGIKLSNWSLAMS from the exons ATGAAACCTAACACCTTTAATCTTCAAAATCGCGGAACAATTGGTAAATCAGTTGGAAAACTGAGAGTCAATGATGCGATGTCTGACTTTATTGTTTGCCATGCCCATGACTATGTGCTGTATTTCAT TGATCGAGGAACAGTATACTCAGCTCGTGCATATAAAATACAAGAATGTACCCGAACTGCTACTGGCACTCCACTAGTCCAG ATCTTATCGTTATCTGATGGTGAGAGGATAACCTCTATTATCCCTGTGAGTGAGTTTGCCGGAGATCAATATCTTGTAATGCTTACTGTCAATGGCTACATCAAGAAAGTACCTCTGTCTCTGTTTTCAGCAATACAGTCAACGGGAATCAAGCTATCCAATTG GTCCCTGGCGATGAGCTAA
- the LOC119980938 gene encoding DNA gyrase subunit A, chloroplastic/mitochondrial-like produces MASQNEMVTLSSCENIRAQGRNTRGAVTMRLKNGDMVASMNIIPADICKVNERESEDPESIGKGLGPWLLCVSENGYGKRVPLSSF; encoded by the exons ATGGCTTCACAAAATGAAATGGTCACTCTTAGTTCCTGTGAAAAT ATTCGAGCACAAGGCAGAAATACAAGAGGTGCAGTGACCATGAGATTAAAAAATGGGGATATGGTGGCTAGCATGAACATAATACCAGCGGACATTTGTAAAGTCAACGAGAGAGAGTCAGAAGATCCCGAGAGCAT TGGCAAAGGCTTAGGTCCGTGGTTGTTGTGTGTGTCTGAGAATGGTTACGGAAAGCGAGTTCCTTTGAGCAGCTTTTGA